In Solanum lycopersicum chromosome 5, SLM_r2.1, the following are encoded in one genomic region:
- the LOC100301921 gene encoding PI-phospholipase C PLC3 (The RefSeq protein has 1 substitution compared to this genomic sequence) has protein sequence MSTQTYRVCFCFRRRFRVVAAEAPADVKNLFNRYSDNGVMSADNLHRFLIEVQKEENATLEDAHAIMNNLHDLKILNIFHRRSLHLDAFFKYLFADINPPLNSKLGIHQDMNAPLSHYFIYTGHNSYLTGNQLSSDCSDVPIIQALHRGVRVIELDIWPNSAKDDVEVLHGGTLTTPVALIKCLKSIKEHAFAVSEYPVVITLEDHLTTALQAKTAEMITQTFGDMLFTSDSCLKEFPSPESLKRRVLISTKPPKEYLQAKEVKETGATKGTDDTEAWGREVSDIKARYNDKYDSDEGEADDDDEEDPTSQQNTAPEYKRLIAIHAGKGKGGLSDWLRVDPDKVRRLSLSEQELGKAVVTHGKEIIRFTQRNILRIYPKGIRFDSSNYNPFNAWTHGAQMVAFNMQGYGRSLWLMHGMFRANGGCGYVKKPDILLKAGPSNQVFDPEASLPVKTTLKVTVFMGEGWYYDFEHTHFDAYSPPDFYARIGIAGVDADIVMKKTKTLEDNWIPTWDEQFEFPLTVPELALLRVEVHEYDMSEKDDFAGQTCLPVSELRQGIRAVPLHSRKGDKYNSVKLLMRFEFI, from the exons atgTCCAAACAGACGTACAGAGTCTGTTTCTGTTTCCGGCGACGGTTCCGGGTAGTCGCCGCCGAGGCTCCGGCGGATGTGAAGAATTTGTTCAATCGGTACTCCGATAATGGAGTGATGAGCGCGGATAATCTACATCGATTTTTAATTGAGGTTCAAAAGGAGGAAAACGCTACTTTAGAGGATGCTCATGCTATTATGAATAATCTTCATGATCTTAAGATCCTCAATATTTTTCATAGGAGAAGTCTTCATCTTGATGCGTTCTTCAAATATCTTTTTGCTGATATTAATCCTCCTCTTAATTCTAAGCTTGGG aTTCACCAAGATATGAATGCGCCTTTGTCTCATTACTTCATATACACAGGCCACAATTCTTATTTAACTGGGAATCAGTTGAGTAGTGATTGCAGTGATGTTCCCATTATACAGGCCCTGCACAGAGGTGTAAGAGTAATTGAATTGGATATATGGCCAAATTCCGCTAAAGATGATGTGGAAGTTCTTCATGGAGG AACGTTGACCACACCAGTTGCGCTCATCAAATGTTTGAAGTCTATCAAGGAACATGCTTTTGCTGTTTCTGAGTATCCTGTGGTAATAACACTTGAAGATCATCTAACTACAGCTCTTCAGGCAAAAACAGCGGAG ATGATCACTCAAACATTTGGAGATATGCTGTTTACTTCCGATTCATGTTTGAAAGAGTTTCCATCCCCAGAGTCACTGAAAAGACGTGTTTTGATATCAACTAAGCCACCCAAAGAGTACCTTCAGGCGAAGGAAGTTAAAGAAACAGGTGCAACGAAAGGAACGGATGATACTGAAGCTTGGGGAAGGGAAGTTTCAGACATTAAAGCCAGATACAATGATAAG TATGACTCTGATGAAGGTGAAGCtgacgatgatgatgaagaagatccCACCTCGCAGCAAAATACAGCACCAGAATACAAGCGTTTAATTGCCATTCATGCTGGAAAGGGGAAAGGTGGACTGTCTGATTGGCTGAGGGTTGATCCTGATAAAGTAAGACGACTTAGCTTGAGTGAGCAAGAACTTGGAAAGGCTGTAGTTACTCATGGAAAAGAAATTATCAG GTTCACTCAGAGGAACATTCTGAGAATATACCCAAAGGGCATACGTTTTGACTCATCCAATTACAATCCTTTCAATGCATGGACACATGGAGCTCAAATGGTGGCATTCAATATGCAG GGCTATGGAAGATCACTTTGGTTAATGCATGGTATGTTCAGAGCCAATGGTGGTTGTGGATACGTTAAGAAACCAGATATACTATTGAAAGCAGGTCCCAGTAACCAGGTCTTCGATCCTGAAGCATCTTTGCCAGTCAAAACTACATTGAAG GTCACCGTATTTATGGGTGAAGGGTGGTATTATGACTTCGAACACACACACTTTGATGCATACTCTCCTCCAGACTTCTATGCAAGG ATAGGAATTGCTGGAGTAGATGCTGATATTGTAATGAAGAAAACAAAGACTCTTGAGGACAATTGGATACCAACTTGGGATGAACAGTTTGAATTCCCATTAACAGTTCCTGAATTGGCTCTACTCCGCGTCGAAGTTCATGAGTATGATATGTCTGAAAAAGACGATTTTGCTGGACAGACTTGTTTGCCTGTTTCAGAACTAAGACAAGGTATTCGAGCAGTACCACTCCACAGCCGCAAGGGAGATAAATACAACTCTGTCAAGCTACTTATGCGTTTCGAATTTATCTAA
- the LOC101253787 gene encoding LIM domain-containing protein WLIM2b, translating to MSFTGTQQKCKACEKTVYPVELLSADGISYHKSCFKCTHCKGTLKLSSYSSMEGVLYCKPHFEQLYKESGNFNKNFQSPVKSAEKLTPMLTKSPSKAAGMFSGTQEKCATCGKTAYPLEKVTVENQSYHKSCFKCSHGGCSLNPSNYAALDGILYCKPHFSQLFKEKGSYNHLIKSASMKRPAATVPDS from the exons ATGTCGTTTACAGGGACTCAACAGAAATGTAAGGCTTGTGAAAAAACTGTTTACCCAGTTGAGCTTTTGTCAGCTGATGGGATTAGTTATCACAAATCTTGTTTCAAGTGTACTCATTGTAAAGGAACTCTCAAG TTGAGCAGTTACTCctcaatggaaggtgttctgtATTGCAAGCCTCATTTTGAGCAGCTCTACAAGGAGTCTGGCAACTTCAATAAGAACTTTCAATCCC CTGTGAAGTCAGCTGAGAAGTTAACTCCAATGCTG ACAAAATCTCCAAGCAAAGCTGCCGGCATGTTTTCTGGGACACAGGAAAAATGTGCCACCTGTGGTAAAACGGCTTATCCACTTGAGAAG GTGACAGTGGAGAACCAAAGTTATCACAAGTCGTGTTTCAAGTGTTCTCATGGTGGGTGCTCTTTAAATCCTTCGAATTATGCTGCCCTAGATGGGATATTGTACTGCAAACCTCATTTTTCACAGCTTTTCAAGGAGAAAGGCAGCTACAATCATTTAATCAAGTCTGCTTCAATGAAGCGTCCAGCAGCAACTGTTCCAGATTCTTAA